Proteins from a genomic interval of uncultured Flavobacterium sp.:
- the ileS gene encoding isoleucine--tRNA ligase, translating into MSTKFTEYKGLDLPTVASEVLDFWKKENIFEKSVTTREGAEPYVFFEGPPSANGLPGIHHVMARAIKDIFCRYKTQKGFQVKRKAGWDTHGLPVELGTEKELGITKEDIGKTISIEEYNEACKKTVMRYTDVWNDLTEKMGYWVDMEDPYVTYKPKYMESVWWLLKQIYDKGLLYKGYTIQPYSPKAGTGLSSHEVNQPGAYRDVTDTTIVAQFKTLPETLPSFLQGFGDVHILAWTTTPWTLPSNTALTVGPKIDYVLVKTFNQYTFEPINVVFAKNLVGKQFGKGFFASEDDADFDKVKNGDKQLPYKIVAEAKGADLVEIRYEQLLPYVLPYQNPENAFRVIAGDFVTTEDGTGVVHTAPTFGADDAKVAKEAKPEVPPMLVLDENGTAVPLVDLQGRFTLHMGDLAGKYVKNEYYDAGQAPERSVDVEIAIRLKEENKAFKVEKYVHSYPHSWRTDEPLLYYPLDSWFIKVTDVKDRMFDLNETINWKPKSTGEGRFGNWLKNANDWNLSRSRYWGIPLPIWRTEDKKEEVLIGSVEELYNAIEKSIEAGFQKENPFKGFEIGNMSESNYDLIDLHKNVVDQITLVSASGQPMKRESDLIDVWFDSGAMPYAQWHYPFENKDKIDENKDFPANFIAEGVDQTRGWFYTLHAIGTLVFDKVAYKNVVSNGLVLDKNGQKMSKRLGNATDPFETIAEYGPDATRWYMISNANPWDNLKFDIEGIAEVRRKFFGTLYNTYSFFSLYANIDGFKYAEAEIPLNERPEIDQWIISELHTLIKFVDECYEDYEPTKAARAISDFVQENLSNWYVRLCRRRFWKGEYAHDKIAAYQTLYTCLLTISKLSAPIAPFFMDKLYRDLTISTGTEQYSSVHLAEFPKFVENFVNKTLESKMQKAQTISSLVLSLRKKEMIKVRQPLQKVMIPVLDENQRAEIEAISDLVKAEVNVKEIALLDDDSGILVKQIKPNFKALGPRFGKDMGLISKEIQSFSADQINQLDKQGALDIVIAGNNVTLSLEDVEITSQDIEGWLVANSNGITVALDITISEELKNEGIARELVNRIQNIRKDSGFEVTDKIKIQIKRSGILEEAILKNEDYIKSETLTDDLVFVDALESGTEIEFDDIKTLILISK; encoded by the coding sequence ATGAGCACAAAATTTACTGAATACAAAGGACTTGACTTGCCAACAGTAGCGTCAGAAGTACTTGATTTTTGGAAGAAAGAAAATATATTTGAAAAGAGTGTAACTACTCGCGAAGGTGCAGAACCTTACGTATTTTTTGAAGGTCCGCCTTCAGCAAACGGATTACCGGGAATTCACCACGTGATGGCACGTGCGATTAAAGATATTTTTTGCAGATATAAAACTCAAAAAGGTTTTCAGGTAAAAAGAAAAGCCGGTTGGGATACTCACGGATTGCCTGTAGAATTAGGTACCGAAAAAGAACTTGGAATTACAAAAGAAGATATTGGTAAAACCATTTCTATCGAAGAATATAACGAAGCGTGTAAAAAAACCGTTATGCGTTATACCGACGTATGGAATGATTTGACCGAAAAAATGGGTTATTGGGTAGATATGGAAGATCCGTATGTAACTTATAAACCAAAATACATGGAATCTGTTTGGTGGCTTTTAAAACAAATCTATGATAAAGGTTTGTTGTACAAAGGTTATACAATTCAGCCCTATTCTCCAAAAGCAGGAACAGGATTATCTTCTCACGAGGTAAACCAGCCTGGAGCTTATAGAGATGTTACAGATACTACAATTGTAGCGCAGTTTAAAACATTGCCGGAAACATTGCCAAGCTTTTTACAAGGATTTGGAGATGTTCACATTTTGGCCTGGACGACAACGCCTTGGACATTACCATCGAATACAGCTTTAACAGTTGGTCCAAAAATCGATTATGTTTTAGTAAAAACATTCAATCAATATACTTTTGAGCCAATCAATGTTGTTTTTGCTAAAAATTTAGTTGGAAAACAATTCGGAAAAGGATTTTTTGCAAGCGAAGACGATGCTGATTTCGATAAAGTAAAAAATGGAGACAAACAACTTCCATATAAAATAGTAGCTGAAGCAAAAGGAGCTGATTTGGTAGAAATTCGTTACGAGCAATTATTGCCATACGTATTGCCATATCAAAATCCTGAAAATGCATTTAGAGTAATTGCAGGAGATTTCGTTACTACCGAAGACGGAACTGGAGTTGTGCATACCGCTCCAACTTTTGGTGCAGATGATGCTAAAGTAGCAAAAGAAGCAAAACCGGAAGTTCCGCCAATGTTGGTTTTAGACGAAAACGGAACAGCAGTTCCTTTGGTAGATTTACAAGGAAGATTCACTTTACATATGGGTGATCTTGCCGGTAAATATGTGAAAAACGAATATTATGATGCAGGACAGGCGCCAGAGCGTTCTGTTGATGTTGAAATTGCTATTCGATTAAAAGAAGAAAATAAAGCCTTTAAGGTTGAAAAATATGTACATAGTTATCCACACAGTTGGAGAACTGATGAGCCGTTATTATATTATCCACTAGACTCTTGGTTCATTAAAGTAACCGATGTAAAAGATAGAATGTTCGACCTGAACGAAACTATCAATTGGAAGCCTAAGTCTACTGGTGAAGGACGTTTTGGAAATTGGTTGAAAAATGCCAACGACTGGAACTTATCTCGTTCTAGATATTGGGGAATTCCGTTGCCAATTTGGAGAACTGAAGACAAAAAAGAAGAAGTTCTTATTGGTTCTGTTGAAGAATTGTACAATGCGATTGAAAAATCTATCGAAGCAGGTTTTCAAAAAGAAAATCCGTTTAAAGGTTTTGAAATCGGAAATATGTCTGAATCTAATTATGATTTAATTGATTTACACAAAAATGTAGTTGATCAAATTACTTTAGTTTCAGCTTCGGGCCAACCAATGAAACGCGAAAGCGATTTAATTGACGTTTGGTTTGATTCTGGGGCAATGCCTTATGCACAATGGCATTATCCTTTTGAGAATAAAGATAAAATTGACGAGAATAAAGATTTTCCTGCGAATTTCATTGCCGAAGGTGTCGATCAAACTCGTGGATGGTTTTATACCTTACACGCAATCGGAACCTTGGTTTTTGATAAAGTAGCCTATAAAAATGTAGTCTCAAATGGTTTGGTTTTGGATAAAAACGGACAAAAAATGTCTAAACGTCTAGGAAACGCAACAGACCCTTTTGAAACAATTGCAGAATATGGACCTGATGCCACACGTTGGTACATGATTTCAAACGCAAATCCTTGGGATAACTTAAAGTTTGACATTGAAGGAATTGCTGAGGTTCGCCGTAAATTCTTCGGAACATTATACAACACGTATTCATTCTTCTCGTTATATGCTAATATCGATGGATTTAAATACGCTGAAGCGGAAATTCCGTTAAACGAAAGACCGGAAATCGATCAGTGGATTATATCTGAATTACATACATTAATAAAATTTGTTGATGAATGTTATGAAGATTATGAGCCTACGAAAGCAGCAAGAGCAATTTCTGATTTCGTTCAGGAAAACTTGAGTAACTGGTACGTTCGTTTGTGTCGTCGTCGTTTCTGGAAAGGAGAATATGCACATGATAAAATTGCAGCTTATCAAACACTTTATACTTGTTTATTGACGATAAGCAAATTAAGTGCTCCAATTGCTCCTTTTTTCATGGATAAATTATATCGTGATTTAACGATTTCTACAGGAACCGAGCAATATAGCAGTGTTCACTTGGCTGAGTTCCCGAAATTTGTCGAAAACTTTGTTAATAAAACGTTAGAAAGCAAAATGCAGAAAGCGCAAACCATCTCATCTTTGGTTTTATCGCTTCGTAAGAAAGAAATGATTAAAGTGCGTCAGCCTTTGCAAAAGGTAATGATTCCGGTACTTGACGAGAATCAGAGAGCTGAAATCGAAGCTATTTCTGACTTGGTTAAAGCCGAAGTAAACGTAAAAGAAATTGCACTTTTAGACGATGATTCTGGTATTTTGGTAAAACAAATAAAACCTAATTTTAAAGCTCTGGGACCACGTTTTGGGAAGGATATGGGTCTGATTTCCAAAGAAATACAGTCTTTTTCGGCAGATCAGATTAATCAATTAGACAAGCAGGGGGCGTTAGATATTGTTATTGCTGGAAATAATGTAACTTTATCATTAGAAGACGTCGAAATAACATCGCAGGATATTGAAGGCTGGTTGGTTGCAAATTCAAACGGAATTACAGTTGCGCTTGATATTACAATCTCTGAAGAATTGAAAAACGAAGGTATCGCGAGAGAATTAGTAAACAGAATTCAAAATATCCGTAAAGATTCTGGATTTGAAGTTACTGATAAAATAAAAATTCAAATAAAAAGAAGCGGTATCTTAGAAGAAGCAATTCTGAAAAATGAAGACTATATTAAGTCTGAGACATTAACAGATGATTTGGTTTTTGTAGACGCTTTAGAAAGCGGCACAGAAATTGAGTTTGATGATATTAAAACATTGATATTAATTTCAAAATAA
- a CDS encoding PQQ-binding-like beta-propeller repeat protein: MKKITFSIILLLLVSVSAISQRKYDEIVNTENAVQDLVQNEITGIVVFNEGGTIKGLDPETKKVVWTLTKDDFGGKSALTIIGDTDLTKLFDDKSALTSVAGSPYVEAYINNKYIIINTDTGKVVYNSSKESFWVTQSDFIPETNEYLLTLKKDGDMAIALLDMTTGELKWNTTVDKAKSLFSFSFRESVNTNVATVHGSVIYYLLYGKLYSFDRATGKLNWKGEEDYSKFFLTQNDKNIVVVNNTGTFSNKQYLNVLNTENGKSIWKESIKTKRVVYLEDWGTKILVAHYSGFNFFDLKTGEKIWKKDARGDGLKRVIPIDQDFLYVAENEMMLINKDGEKLWKKFIEISDDKEDPIYYLGKVGEKVMYLTGTYGNMVDYKTGVKLWKRNIQFDKDRPVLPTYDEATNSYLVYNDEKLYKFDPSISDKPEPFAKVNIKKEKELNSIELFPWGVVLSGPLEVMGVNMDGTIKYHLTYSQPGEGTRRLIKSAAIVGSIGLGVAAGVSDFKGSEVTMTYRDSNGNMRTSVLKEENKTNKEQAQMYATGAAALGIVAAKFNSRFNAMKQNRDFSYIFAKSDTGQKILVKVSKADGVEVDKIIFTNNKPVYEVDPATQNIFYVSDKSIQIFNKK; encoded by the coding sequence ATGAAGAAAATTACGTTTTCGATTATTTTACTTTTATTAGTTAGTGTTTCGGCTATTTCCCAAAGGAAATATGACGAAATAGTTAACACAGAGAATGCCGTACAAGATTTGGTACAAAATGAAATCACAGGAATTGTTGTTTTTAATGAAGGAGGAACGATAAAAGGTTTAGATCCTGAAACTAAAAAAGTTGTATGGACTTTGACCAAAGATGATTTTGGAGGTAAATCAGCATTGACTATCATAGGCGATACCGATCTTACAAAGCTTTTTGATGATAAAAGTGCTTTAACTAGCGTTGCCGGAAGTCCTTATGTTGAAGCTTACATCAATAACAAGTACATTATCATTAATACTGATACTGGTAAAGTGGTTTATAACTCTTCAAAAGAATCTTTTTGGGTAACACAATCAGATTTTATTCCAGAGACAAATGAGTATTTGCTTACTTTAAAAAAAGATGGCGACATGGCAATTGCATTATTGGATATGACGACTGGCGAATTAAAATGGAATACTACTGTAGATAAAGCAAAATCATTATTTAGTTTCTCTTTTAGAGAATCAGTAAATACAAATGTTGCTACAGTACACGGATCTGTAATTTACTATTTATTATACGGAAAATTATATTCTTTTGACAGAGCTACTGGAAAGTTAAACTGGAAAGGAGAAGAAGATTATTCTAAATTCTTTTTAACTCAAAACGATAAAAATATTGTTGTAGTGAATAACACTGGAACTTTTTCGAATAAACAATATTTGAATGTTTTGAATACTGAAAACGGAAAAAGTATCTGGAAAGAATCAATCAAAACAAAAAGAGTTGTTTATCTTGAAGATTGGGGAACAAAAATATTAGTAGCTCATTATAGCGGTTTCAACTTTTTTGACTTAAAAACAGGTGAAAAAATCTGGAAAAAAGATGCCCGTGGAGATGGATTGAAAAGAGTAATTCCAATCGATCAGGATTTCTTATACGTTGCAGAAAACGAAATGATGTTGATCAACAAAGACGGAGAAAAACTTTGGAAAAAATTCATCGAAATCTCTGACGATAAAGAAGACCCAATTTATTACTTAGGAAAAGTTGGTGAAAAAGTGATGTACCTTACGGGAACTTACGGAAACATGGTTGACTATAAAACAGGCGTTAAACTTTGGAAACGTAATATTCAATTTGATAAAGATCGTCCGGTTTTACCAACTTATGACGAAGCTACAAATTCTTACTTAGTATATAATGATGAGAAATTATACAAATTTGATCCAAGCATTAGTGACAAGCCAGAGCCATTTGCTAAAGTAAATATCAAAAAAGAAAAAGAATTAAACAGTATCGAATTATTCCCTTGGGGAGTTGTGCTTTCAGGACCACTAGAAGTAATGGGTGTTAATATGGATGGTACAATCAAATATCACCTTACATATTCACAGCCTGGAGAAGGAACAAGACGTCTTATAAAAAGTGCTGCCATTGTTGGAAGTATAGGTTTAGGAGTTGCTGCAGGAGTAAGTGATTTTAAAGGTTCTGAAGTAACAATGACTTATCGTGATTCTAACGGGAATATGAGAACTTCAGTTTTGAAGGAAGAAAATAAAACGAATAAAGAGCAGGCACAAATGTATGCGACTGGAGCAGCAGCTCTAGGTATTGTAGCGGCTAAATTTAATTCTCGTTTTAATGCAATGAAGCAAAACAGAGACTTCTCTTATATTTTTGCAAAATCAGATACTGGACAAAAAATTCTTGTAAAAGTGAGTAAAGCTGACGGAGTTGAAGTTGATAAAATTATTTTTACTAACAATAAACCAGTTTATGAAGTAGATCCTGCGACACAAAACATTTTTTATGTTTCGGATAAATCTATTCAAATCTTCAATAAAAAATAA
- the recO gene encoding DNA repair protein RecO produces the protein MQVKTKAIVISSLKFQEKSLIVKCFTLSNGLKSYFVRDAFSNRKASQKIAYFQPLSILEIEAVHKNKGTLENFKEIKIAVPFQSIHTDLIKSTMVMFLSEMLHYSIQEEEKNESLFVFLETALTWLDHHDEISNFHLILLLEATKYLGFYPDDSEINLPYFEMIEGVFMPFHGLTALTEHETNLFKKLIDLKFDNAHKVFNVAERQVLLKILIDYYSFHLDGFKKPKSLEVLREIFS, from the coding sequence ATGCAAGTCAAAACCAAAGCAATAGTAATTTCGTCATTAAAATTTCAGGAGAAAAGTTTGATCGTAAAATGTTTTACACTTTCAAATGGCTTGAAATCTTATTTTGTGCGCGATGCTTTTTCGAATCGAAAAGCAAGTCAGAAAATTGCTTATTTTCAACCATTATCCATTCTTGAAATCGAAGCCGTTCATAAAAACAAAGGCACTTTAGAAAACTTCAAAGAAATTAAAATTGCAGTTCCTTTTCAGAGTATTCATACTGATTTAATCAAAAGTACAATGGTAATGTTTCTGTCCGAAATGTTACATTATTCCATTCAGGAAGAAGAAAAAAACGAATCACTTTTTGTTTTTTTAGAAACCGCCTTGACGTGGCTTGATCACCATGATGAAATTTCTAATTTTCATCTGATACTGCTTTTAGAAGCTACAAAATATTTAGGTTTTTACCCGGATGATTCCGAGATTAATTTGCCTTATTTTGAAATGATAGAAGGTGTTTTTATGCCTTTTCACGGTTTAACGGCACTTACAGAACATGAAACAAACTTGTTTAAAAAACTAATCGACTTGAAATTCGACAACGCTCATAAAGTCTTTAATGTAGCTGAAAGACAAGTTTTATTAAAAATTCTGATTGATTATTACAGTTTTCATTTAGATGGTTTCAAAAAGCCTAAATCCTTAGAAGTTTTGAGGGAAATATTTTCCTAA